CCGCGGCCGTCGGTGGCCCCGTGTGATCCGGGAGATCCCGGGGTCGCGACCACGACCATGTTCGCCGACTTCGCGGGTAACGGGTCGACCACGGTCACCGGCCCCCGCCAACCGGGGGCGCGCCAGGCCTGGGTCGTCGTGGAGGGGCCGCCGGTCCCCGGCGGGATCCGCGGGGACGTGTACTCGACGGTCACCCTCGCCCCGATCTGAACCGCAGAACGCGAAACCCGGTGGCACCACAGGGATGCCACCGGGTTTCTTCGGACTCGCGGTTACTTGCTCTCGATCGCGATGCGCTGCGGTTGCTCGCCGGCATAGGCGCCGGCCACTCGTACCTTGAGCACCCCGGCGTCGTAGGACGCGGTGACCGCGTCGCCGGTGACGTGCGCGGGGAGCCTGAACTCCCGGCGGAACGAGCCGTAGCGGACCTCGCTGTAGGTGCGGCCGTCGGACTCCTCGGAGCGTTCGTCACGTCGCTCGCCGTGGATGACCAACCGACCCCGGTCGACCTCGACGTTGACGTCCTTGCCGATGTCCACACCCGGGAGCTCGACGGACACCACGGCGTCCGCACCGTCTCGGGTGACCTCGGCGGCCGGGTGAAAGCCCTTCACCAGTCCCGGCAGCGGGCCTGCGAACCAGTCGTCCGACGTGGCCGGGCCGAAGAAATCCCGCACCCAGTTGTCGACCTGCCAGGCGGGTCGGGTCCACACCGCAGGCTTCTTCGTCAGTGTGCTCATCGTTGCGCCTCCCTTTTCGTCTCCTCGACCGGTCCCTCGCCGGTCGGTCACCTTGCATAACTTGAGTCGACCACGCTCATGTTCCCGGATCGGCGTTCGCTGTCGGTGAACGCCGCATCCGTACCGCGAACGCGGCGCACGCGACGACGGCCGCGCCACCGCACGCCGTCAGCCAGGTGACGCCCTCGCGCAACAGCAGCGCCGCCCAGCAGATGGTCAGCACGGGCTGGACCAGTTGGACCTGGCTCACCTGTGCCATCGGCCCGATGGCCAGGCCCCGGTACCACGCGAAGAATCCGAGGAACATGCTGACCGCGGCCAGGTAACCGAACGCGGCCCACTCGCCCACCCCGGCATGCGGCGGGCGGTCGACGACGGCCACCGCGGTCAGCGGCACCATCACCGGCGCTGCCGCCACGAGCGCCCATGACACCGTCTGCCAGGCGCCGAGTTCCCTTGCCAGCAGGCCACCTTCGGCGTAACCGATCGCCGCGGCGACCACGGCACCGAACAGCAGCAGGTCCGGCCAGCGCAACTGGCCCGGGCCGCCGCCGTGCAGCATCGCGAACACCACCGCCACGACGGCCCCGATGCCCGCCGCGGTCCAGAACGCCAGCGGTGGATGCTCGCGACACCGCAGCACCGCGGCGACGGCAGTGGCGGCGGGCAGCAGTGCGATCACCACGGCCCCGTGTGCGGCCGGGACGGTGGTCAGTGCGTACGACGTCAGCAACGGGAACCCGGCCACCACTCCCGCGGCGACCACGCCGAGGCGCCGCCACTGCCCGCCCTGCGGGAGCGGTGCCCTGGTGAGCGTGAGCGCGGCGGCCGCCAGCGCGGCCGCGACGACGGCGCGCCCGGCCCCGATGAACAGGGGTGAGAGCCCGCCGAGGGCGACGCGGGTGAAGATCACCGTGAACGAGAACGCCGTGACGCCCAGGCAGCCCCAGCCCAGGCCGGCGCGGGATAGCGCAGGCGGCGAAACGGCAGTAGCGCTACTATGATCCGACATGGACAACGATAGCACTGCGCGGATCGTGCGCGGACTGCGCCAGTGGATCGCCGCTGCGCCGCCCGGTGCGCAGTTGCCGTCCAATCGCGCACTCGTCGCGCAGTACGGTGCGGGCCCGGTGACCGTCGCGAGCGCGATGCGGACGCTGCGCGGGCTCGGTCTCATCGAAACTCGGCCGGGCGTAGGCACTTTCGTGCGCGCCACCCGATCGTCGCACCCACCCGACTACGCGTGGCAGACCGCGGCGCTCGGATCGCCGCTCGCGCGGATCCCGGTCCTGTCGGCGCCCATGCGCTACGGCGCACCCGATGCGGTAGCGCTGCACTCCGGCTATCCGGCTCGGGAACTGCTGCCGCAGCGATTGGTGCGGGCCGCGCTCACCAGGGCAGCCCGCAGCCAGGCGGCGTTGAGCCGGTCGGCCGTCACGGGTCTACCCGAGCTGCAGGCCTGGTTCGCGCAGGAACTCGCCGAGGCCGTTCCCGCGGGCAGGTCGGCGCCGGGGCCGCGCGATGTCGTGGTGCTGCCCGGCAGCCAGAGCGGGCTGAGCTCGGCGTTCCGGGCGCTCGTGGGATACCGGCAGCCGCTGCTCATCGAGTCGCCCACCTACTGGGGTGCGATTCTGGCGGCCGCCCAGGCCGGTGTCCGGGCGGTGCCGGTGCCGGGCGGCGTCGACGGCCCCGATCCCGACGAGCTCGCCCGCGCGTTCGCCGAAACCGGGGCCAGGGTGTTCTACGCGCAACCGAACTTCGCCAATCCCACCGGGGCGCAATGGAGTACCGAACGTGTCGAGCAGGTCCTCGATGTGGTCCGCGCGCACGGGGCCTTCCTGATCGACGACGACTGGGCGCACGATTTCGGCATCGACGCCACGGCGCGGCCGGTCGCCGCGCACGACGGGGACGGCCATGTGATCTACCTGCGCTCGCTGACCAAGAGCGTCTCGCCGGCGCTGCGGGTGGCCGCCGTCATCGCCCGCGGGCCCGTGCGCGACCGTATCCTCGCCGACCGCGGGGCCGAGTCGATGTACGTCAGCGGCGTACTGCAGGCCGCGGTGCTCGACGTCGTGACCCAACCGGCGTGGCGCAGCCACCTGCGCGACCTGCGCACGCAACTGCGCCGGCGACGCGATCAGCTGGTGGCCGCGCTGGCCGAACACGTCGAGGTCGCGCACCTCGACCAGGTACCCCGGGGCGGGCTGCATCTGTGGCTGCGCCTGCCCGACCAGACCGACCTCGACCGCCTGGTCCGTGACTGCGAGGCCGACAAGGTCCTGGTCGCGGCGGGCACGGAGTGGTTCCCCGCCGAACCCTCGGGTCCCTATCTGCGCCTGAATTTCTCCGGGCCGGAGCCGGAACGGTTCGAGGAGGCGGCGCGGGTGATCGGCCGAGCCCTGAGCCGTCAGTTGTAGCCGGTCAGTTGTCGCGTGCCGCCCGTCGGAAACTCACCGAGCCCCGATCTCACATGTGCGTTGCCACAGGCGTGAGCACACCGTGATGGGGGTTTCACACAGCGCGACATTGCGGCAATATCGGGTTCCTAGCCTCGCCGTATGCAGTCAACGAGAAACGTCGTCGTGGTCGGCCACGGCATGGTGGGCCACCGCTTCGTCGAGGCACTGCGCGCCAGGGACACCGAGGGCACCTGGCATGTGACGATCCTGGGTGAGGAGCGCGAGGCCGCCTACGACCGCGTCGGGCTCACCGGATACACCGAGCACTGGGACCGGTCGCGGCTCGCGCTGCCTGGCAACGACTACGACGGTGACGAGCACGTCCGACTGCACCTGGGGTCCCCGGTCGTCGCGATCGACCGCTCGGACAAGGCCGTCAGCACCGCCGACGGCCGGTCCTTCCGCTATGACGCGCTGGTGCTGGCGACCGGATCGTATGCGTTCGTGCCGCCGGTGCCGGGGCGCGACCTGCCGGGCTGCCATGTGTACCGCACCCTGGACGACCTGGACGCGATCCGCGCGAGCGCGGCCTGCGCCCTGGAGTCGAAGTCGCCGGTCGGTGTGGTGATCGGCGGCGGCCTGCTCGGTCTGGAGGCGGCGAACGCGCTGCGCCAGTTCGGTCTCACCACCCACGTGCTGGAGATGTCACCGCATCTGATGGCAGCCCAGCTCGACGAGGCGGGCGGGGTCCTGCTCAACCGGATGATGCGCGGCCTCGGCATCGAGGTGCACACCGCGGTCGGCACCGAGAGCATCCAGCCTGCGCAGAAGCGCAAGCCGCTGCGCAAGTCCGAGATCGACGACTCGCTGCGGGTGTCGCTCGACGACGGCACCGCGATCGACGCCGGCGTCGTGGTCTTCGCCGCCGGGGTGCGACCCCGCGACGAACTAGCCCGCAACGCCGGCCTGGACATGGCCCAGCGTGGTGGCGTGCTCACCGATCTGGGTTGTGTGACAAGTGATCCCAGCATCTACGCGATCGGCGAGGTGGCCGCCGTCGAGGGCCGCTGCTACGGCCTGGTGGCCCCGGGTTACACGACCGCCGAGGTGGTGGCCGACCGCCTGCTCGGCGGCTCGGCCGAATTCCCCGGCGCGGACATGTCGACCAAGCTCAAGCTGCTCGGGGTCGACGTCGCGAGTTTCGGTGATGCGAAGGGAACCACGCCGAACTGCCTTGAGGTCGTGGTCAACGACCCGGTCAAGCAGACCTACGCCAAACTGGTGCTCTCCGATGACGCCAAGACCCTGCTGGGCGGCATCCTGGTCGGTGACGCCTCGGCCTACGGCGTACTGCGGCCCATGGTCGCCAGCGAACTGCCCGGCGATCCGCTGGCACTGATCGCGCCCGCCGCCGATGGTGACGCACCCGGGCTGGGTGTGGGCGCGCTGCCGGACATCGCACAGATCTGTTCGTGCAACAACGTCACGAAGGGTGATCTCAAGGAGGCGATCGGCGGCGGGTGCACCGACGTCGCAGGCCTGAAGAAGTGCACGCTGGCCGGCACGTCGTGCGGATCCTGCGTACCGCTGCTCAAGCAGCTCCTCGAGGCCGAGGGCGTGGAACAGTCCAAGGCGCTGTGCGAGCACTTCAGCCAGTCGCGCGCCGAGTTGTTCGAGCTCATCTCGGCCACCGAGATCCGCACCTTCTCCGGCCTGATCGAACGCTTCGGCACCGGAAAGGGTTGCGACATCTGCAAACCCACGGTCGCCTCGATCCTGGCGTCGACCAGTTCGGATCACATCCTCGACGGCGAGCAGGCCGCGCTGCAGGACTCGAACGACCACTTCCTGGCCAACATCCAGCGCAACGGCAGCTACTCGGTGGTGCCGAGGGTGCCCGGCGGTGACATCACGCCGGAACAACTGATCCTGATCGGCGAGATCGCCAGGGACTTCGGCTTGTACACCAAGATCACCGGGGGTCAGCGCATCGACATGTTCGGCGCGCGGGTCGAGCAGTTGCCCGAGATCTGGCGGCGGCTGGTGGAAGGCGGCATGGAATCCGGCCACGCCTACGGCAAGTCGCTGCGCACCGTGAAGAGCTGCGTCGGCAGTGACTGGTGCCGTTATGGACAACAGGATTCGGTGCAGATGGCCATCAACCTCGAACTGCGGTACCGCGGTCTGCGCGCACCGCACAAGATCAAGATGGGTGTTTCGGGGTGCGCTCGGGAGTGTGCCGAGGCCCGCGGCAAGGACGTCGGCGTCATCGCCACCGAGAACGGATGGAACCTGTATGTCGGCGGCAATGGCGGCATGACCCCGCGGCACGCGCAACTGCTGGCCGGTGACCTCGACGACGAGACCCTCATCCGCTACATCGACCGCTTTCTGATGTTCTACATCCGCACGGCGGACCGGTTGCAGCGCACGGCGCCGTGGGTCGAGGCACTCGACGGCGGCATGGATCACCTGCGCGATGTCGTGTGCAACGATTCCCTGGGCCTGGCCGAGGAGTTCGAGGCGGCGATGGCCCGCCACGTCGAGGGTTATTCCTGCGAGTGGAAGGGCGTGCTGGACGATCCCGACAAGCTGGCTCGGTTCGTCTCGTTTGTCAACGCCCCCGACACCCCCGACCCGACTGTCACCTTCACCGAGCGCAGCGGCCGCAAGGTCCCGGACCTGCGCCCCGTTGCCATCGGAATGCCCACGGTCCGGCCACTCCAGGAGATGTCATGACCCTGACCGACGATCGCAAAGATGTTCTCGCCCAACCTCGTACCCAATGGACGCGGGCGTGCGCCTATGACTTCCTGATCCCGGGACGCGGGGTTGCGGTGTTGTTGGCCGACGGTTCGCAGGCCGCGTTGTTCCGGCTCGACGACGGTTCGGTGCACGCGGTCGGCAACATCGACCCGTTCTCGAAAGCCGCGGTGATGTCGCGTGGCATCACCGGGGACCGGGGCGGGTGCCTGACGGTGCAGTCGCCGATCAAGAAGCAGGCGTTCGCGCTCACCGACGGGGTCTGCCTCGATGACCCGGCGGTGTCGTTGCCGGTGTACCCGACCCGGATCACCGCTGACGGGTACGTGGAGGTCTGCCTGGCCGGTTCGGCCTGATTCACTCGGCGGGAAGCCAGTGCGCGTCCCGCCCCGGGGATTTGCTGCGGCGGACGTCGCCGCGGCGTTGCAGCACCGTCAGGTTGCGGTACACGGCTTCGATGACGACCGGATCGCCGAAACGCTCACGCACGTCGTCGCGAAGTTGTGCGGTGGTCTTCGACTGCCTGGTGTCGCTCAACACTGCCATCAGTTGCTGCCGCAGTCGCTCGGCCTGCATTCGGTCAGGCACTGGCGCCGCCGGTTCGGCTGTTCCCGCGCGCAGCGCGGGCCGGTGGTGTCAGCTGCACCGAAGTCTCTACTCCCCACGAAGTGTCCAACGAACGCCGAACACGATAGCTGAGTTCAAGCCGATAACCGACATCCGGGCAGGTCCGGACGCTGTGATCTTCACATTCGTCAATTAATCCCGAAGGTAAATACCTGAACAACGCAGGTTTGAAGCGCTGTATTTCGGGGAACTAGAGCTTGGCGAACGATCAGAGCCCGTGATGTCCCTCATGACTGGCTAACTAGATTTGTTCGCTGAAACAGGTCTAAAATCGCCGCAAGGTGATGGGTCACCAAAGGGCTGAAGAGGGATGTTGGGGCGTTCATTTCTGAACCTGCTCGGCACTGCGGCAGTGCTGGGAGCGTTGATTGCTGCCGCAATGCCACTCGGTCTGAGTACCGTCGACCGGACCGGGGCGCCGATTCCGTGCGGCACCGCGATGAACCCGGACTACCGGGTCGCCGCGAAGGAAGATCAGCTCAACCATGATCAGTTCACCCTCGTCGGACCGGTATTTGCCCCCAGCGACTACAAACAACAGTGCGCGGAAATTGTCGGTCAGCGCAGAATGGCCGCCATGTCGGTGGCGGGCGGTGGAATCCTGCTGCTGTTGACGGTGTTCGCCGCGCCATTTGCGGCGCAAGCCGTGGCGTCACGCCGCGGCAGGCAGGCTGAGTACCCCGGATCGGCGGAACCGGTTCGCAACGAGCCGGACCATGCCCCCGTGGGTGCCCAGTGGGGCGGTCACCAGGTCGGCGCCGGCCTCACGCAGCCGATCCTGGAAGAGACCCTCGGCGAGCAGATAGGAAGCCACGACTACGCGGCGGTCGCTGCGGCCGCGTTGCGCCGCCACGGCGTCGGCAACGGTCGGGGCGCCGGTGGCGGCATAGGCCAGCTCCACGCGGTCGCCGGTAAGGGCTGACAGCATCGCGGCGGTCCGGCGCAGATCGGACTGGGCATACCGATCCGAGGTGCCGGCGGCGGCGAGGATCACCGCGTCGCCGGGCCGCCACCCGGATTCGACGAGCCGGTCGGCGAGCACCCGCACGGTGCCGTGGCACGGTCCGAGCGGCCGGGTCACCGTGACGAGCGGATGCCCGCTGGCCGCCACGTGAGCGGGCACATCGACCCGCACGTGATATCCGGCGGCCAGGAACGCGGGCACCAGCACCACGGGTCGATCGGTGGGCATGGTCTTGAGCACGTCGGACGGCGTGGGACCGAGCACGTCGACGAAGGCGACCTGCACGCTGCGCTCCAGTCGCTCGGACACGCGCTCGGCGAGATCGGCGATCATGGCCACCCCGCCGGGTTTGCGGGTGCCGTGCGCCACCAGTAGCAGGCTCATAACGCGTGAGCCATCTCGGTATCGGCGTCATCGACGGCCAGTCGATAGCCCCGCTTGACCACTGTGGACACGATGCTCTTGTCTCCCAACGCTGTTCGAAGGCGCAGCACCGCGGTTTCGACGGCGTGGGTGTCGGTTCCGGTGCCGGGAAGCGCGCCGAGCAGATCGAAACGGGACACCACCGCGCCCGGTCGGTGCGCGAGCGCGCGGATGGTCGCCATGCCTGCCGGGGACAACGATTTGACCACGCCGTCCACCAGTACGCAGGTGCCGCGGATCTCCAGCAGGTGACCCGCCACGCGCAGGGTCCGGGACTGCAGCAGCGGCAACTCGTCGGTGATGTGGCGGGCCAGCGCGCCCAGGCGCATGCGCTCGGGCGATGAGGTCGGGATGCCGAGGCGTACCAGTGGGCGCGCCGTGACCGGACCGACGCACATCGCGTGGACGTCGGTGCGCAGCGCGGAGACGACCTGATCGGTCAGGCCCATCTCGGTGGCCCGCATGAGGACCGAGGCGACGGCCGGTGCGGAGGTGAAACTCACTGCGTCGAAACGACGTTCGGCGATCTGTGCGACGAGTTGGTCGAATTCGCCACCGGGTGGGGTCGGGTGCCAGCGGTAGACGCGGATCGGCACCACCTCGGCGCCCGCGGCCCGTAGTTCGTCGAGGAACTCGGGGAACGGGTCCCACTCGTCGGTGGCGCCGTGCAGCTGCACGGCGATGCGCCTGCCGCCGACGCCGTGCTCGACGAGGTAGCGGACGACCTCGCGGGAGGATTCGGAGTCCGGTGACCATTCCTCCGGCAGGCCGGCGGCGCGCAGTGCACCCGTGGCCTTGGGGCCGCGGGAGACGATGCGGGCCGTGCTCAGCGCATCGGTCAGGTCGCCGGCCAGGCCCCAGCCGTCGGCCGCAGCGATCCACCCACGCAGCCCGATGCCGGTGGTGGCCACCACGATGTCGGGCGGGGCGGTGATCAACGACTCGGTGTGCGCCCGCAGTTCGTCGTCGTCGGGCAGCGGCACCATGGTGATCGCGGGCGCGCTGGTGACGCTCGCACCCCTCCTGCGCAGCAGGGCGCACAGTTCATCGGCTCGTCGGGCGGAGGTCACCGCCACCCGGAATCCGGTGAGGGGTGCCCAGTCGGGCTCACGCATGTTTCCTGTGTAGGCAGGCTCTGTTTCCACGGCGTTACCCCGCGATTGCTGGGGCGTGTCGCTGTTCGGCTGTGACCAGCGTCGCAACGGGGCGGCGCACATAGCAGAACCACGTCACCACGGATGCGAGCACGTAGAACGCCAGGAAAATCCAGAACGCCGTGGTCGCCGACCCGCTGGCCAGGTACGACTGCCGCAGCGCCATGTTGATCCCCACACCGCCCAGCGCGCCGACCGCACCTGCGAAGCCGATGAGCGCACCGGCCATCGACCGCGACCACTGCTGGCGCTCCTCCTCGCCGACGTCCAGTGAGTGGCTGCGGGCCTCGAAGATCGACGGGATCATCTTGTACACCGACCCGTTGCCGATCCCGCTGAGCAGGAACAGCGCGATGAAGCCGACGACGTAGCCTGCCATCATCGGACCGGTGGCGGCCGCGCTGCTGCCGTCGGCGACCATGCTGATCGCGACGAGCAGACCCGCGCCCAGGATCATCCCGGCGAACGTCACGAGGGTGACGCGGCCGCCGCCGATGCGGTCGGCGAGCTTGCCGCCGTACACCCGGGACAGCGAGCCCAGCAGCGGGCCGACGAACGCGATCTGTGCCGCGTGCAGCGATGCCTGCGCGGGGGTCTGCCCGCCTGCGATGAAGTTGATCTGCAGCACCTGGCCGAACGCGAACGCGAACCCGATGAACGATCCGAAGGTGCCGATGTAGAGCAACGAGATGATCCAGGTATCCCGTTGGGCCAGAATCGCTTTCATGGCGCCGAGGTCGATCTTGTGCTGCTCGAGGTTGTCCATGTACATGGCCGCGCCGAGCCCGGCCACCGCGAGGGCGACCAGATAGACCGCGCACACCCAGTACGGGGCACGGTTGCCTGCCGTGGCGATGACGAACAGGCCGACCAACTGGATCATGGGCACGCCGATGTTGCCGCCGCCCGCGTTGAGCCCGAGTGCCCACCCCTTGAGCCGCTGCGGGTAGAAGGCGTTGATGTTGGTCATCGACGACGCGAAGTTGCCGCCACCGAAGCCGGCCAGCGCGGCGCACAGCAGGTAGGGCCACAGCGGCAGACCGGGGTTGGCCATCAGCACGACGGTCAGCACGGTGGGCACCAGCAGGACGAGCGCCGAGAACACCGTCCAGTTGCGACCGCCGAACGTCGCGGTCGCCAGCGTGTACGGGATGCGCAGGCAGGCACCCACCAGGGTGGCGGTGGCACCGAGCAGGAACTTGTCCCCGGCGGAGAACCCGTAGACCGCCTCGGGCATGAACAGCACCATCACCGACCAGATCGACCAGATGGAGAAGCCGATGTGCTCGGCGACCACCGACCAGATCAGGTTGCGGCGGGCGATCAGTTTGTTTCCGGCCTCCCAGGCCACGGTGTCCTCGGGATCCCAGTTCGTGATGCGCTTCGACTTCGGCAGAGTGGGCATGCGTGCACGCTAGGAAGCGTTTATTGCCCCGATACTGCGCGCGATGACCCGGCCGTGAAATTCCGCTCACCATGCCGACACCGCGGGTGTGAGAAAGCGGTTACCAGACGTCGCCGGTGCGCCAGTCGCAGGTGATCTCGTCGGTGGTGTCGAGGTCGAGGCCGTCGGGCAGGTCCACCGGCAGCACGAACAGCGCCCTGTCGTCCTCGGGGGTGCGCACCACACCGTCGGTCGGGGTCAGCACCGATGTCGGCCCGTCCCAGGGCAGCCAGCCCCTGGCAATGTACATCGGCCGGGCGATGTCCGACGAGCTCAGCGCGCCGATCTGGTAGGCACCGCGGATCACCTGTTCCAGCGCGTCGAGCACCGCGGTGCCCAGACCGGCGCCGCGCCAGTCCTCCCGCACCGCGACGGCTTCGAGGTAACCGCACCGCAGGGCCGCGCCCCGGTAGAACAACCGCCGTTGGACCACGGAGCCGTGCGCGATCAGCGCACCGTGGTGGGAGATCAACGCGTGCATGCCGCCGAGCGCGTGGTCCCAGTCGTCATCGGTGAAGTCGCTGGTGCCCGACGTGGCGTCGCGGAACGCGTCGATCACCATCAGACGCGCGCCTTCGCGGGTTTCGTGGTCCAGATCAGAGGTGTGGATCAGGCGGGCGGTGTGGATCGCACCGCGGGTGCGAGCCTCACTGGCATGCTGGGTGAGCACACCTTCGTTGTACCAGCGCCGGGTGCCGCCGTCACGTCTCGAACGGCCGCCGCGGGTACGCCCAGTGCAGGCGCACGGTCTGTCCGGGGCGCACCTGGCCCAGCTTGTCGATGTCCTCGTCGGTGACCACACCGATCACCGGGTATCCACCGGTGACCGGGTGATCCGGGCCGAGGATCACCGGGAAACCGTTGGGCGGCACCTGGATCGCGCCGCGCGTGGCGCCTTCGCTGGGCAGTTGGCGCCCGGTGTCGCGATAGTCCAGCGGCATCCCGACCAGACGCATGCCCACCCGGTCGCTGCGGTTGGTGACGAGCCAGTTGGTGCGCACCAGGATGTCGGGGTCGACGAACCAGTCGTCGCGCGGGCCGGGGACCACCTGCAGTTCCACGATGTCGTCGGTTATCGCCGCGACCGGCGCCTGGTCGAGTTCGGGGAACTCGTCGGTGGGCTCGCCGACGGGAAGTATGTCTCCCGGCCGCAGCGGCGACGGTCCGATCGCCGACATCACGTCGTAGCTGCGTGAGCCGAGCACCGGGCTGACATCGATGCCACCGCGCACCGCGAGGTAACTGCGCAGACCGGTGTGCGGTGCGCCGAGCGAGATCACCTGCCCGTCGTGGACATGGTGAATGCTGTTGGTGCCGAACGGGACTCCGTTGACGGCCGGATCGGTGTCGGCGCCGGTGACCGCGATCGCCACGTCGCCGCCGCGCACCCGCGCCGAGAACCCGCCGAAGGTCACCTCGATGGTGGCGCTCTCACCGGGGTTGGCCACGAGGCGGTTGGCCAGCGTGTGGGACCGGCGGTCGGCGGCGCCCGACCGGGTGACGCCCATGTGCGCCAGGCCCGGCCGGCCCAGATCCTCCACCAGTGCAAGCGGCCCGGTGCGCAGCACTTCCAGTGTCGTGCCCATATTCGCCCTCCCGTTCTAGCCGACGGCCCGGAACTGCACCCACATGCCGGGGGTGAGCAGTGCCGGCTTTTCTCGGTTGACGTCGAACATCACCGTGTCGGTGTGCCCGATCAACTGCCAGCCACCCGGTGACCGGCGCGGGTACACGCCGCTGAACTCACCGGCCAGCGCCACCGCGCCCGCGGGTACCGAGGTGCGCGGTTCGGCGCGGCGCGGCACCTGCAGGCGTGGGTCGCCCTCGACCAGATACCCGAAACCCGGTGCGAATCCACAGAATCCGACCCGCCACGGCGTACCCGTGTGTGCCGCGATGACCTGTGCCGGGGTCATCCCGGTCAGCGACGCGACCTCGTGCAGGTCGGCGCCGTCGTAGACGACGTCGATGGTCACGTCGACACGGTCACCCGGCGGGTGGTGGCCGATCAGGTCGGGACGCACCCGCAGCTTGCCCAGTCGTTGTCGGGTGGGTGCCTGATAACGCGGTCCGGCCAGCTTGACCAGGACCGTACGCGCGGCGGGGACGATGTCGACCACTCCGAGGAGTTCGGCTTCCCGCAGGGTCTCGGTCCACGCCAGCACCTCGGCGGTGCTGCGGAATTCGAGTAGCAGCGCCTGATCGCCGTAGTTGTGGACGGTGCCCAGGATCATGGGGTTCATCAGTTCTGATGCCACACTCATGACCCGAAACTACCCGCGAGTAGCTAAGAAGGCGACGGCTCTATGAGCCTTGCCAGAGCTGCCTTACCGAAGCCTCACACGGCGAGCTGATACGTGGGTTCGCGGCGCTTGACGAAGGCGATGGCGCGGTACGTCACGGGCAGCATGATCACCTCGACGGCGGTCTTGTAGAACCAGCCGAGCGCGGTGTAGGTGACGAAGTCGCCGAACGTCGAGATGCCGATCGCGCCCGCGGCGATCGCACAGAACACCAGGGTGTCACCGAGTTGGCCGGCGAACGTCGACCCGATCAGCCGCGCCCACAGGTGCTTCTCCTTGGTGCGCTGCTTGATCGCGACCACCACCCAGGCGTTGACGGTCTGGCCGACGAGGAAGCCTGCCAGTCCCGCGACGATCAGCTGGGTGTAGGCGCCGACGATGTTCTCGAAGTGTTCCTGATTGGTGTAGAAGTCCGCCGCGGGCAGGTACACGGTGATCCAGAACGCGAGGGCGGCCAGCGCATTCATCGCGAAGCCGAGCAGGATCGCCCGGCGCGCGGCCTTGAAGCCGTACACCTCCGACAGCACGTCGCCGATCACGTAGGTCAGCGGGAACACGATGAACCCGCCGTCGGTGATGATCGGCCCGAAGGCCACGCCTTTGGTGGCGGTGACGTTGGAG
This region of Mycolicibacterium goodii genomic DNA includes:
- a CDS encoding nitrate/nitrite transporter — protein: MPTLPKSKRITNWDPEDTVAWEAGNKLIARRNLIWSVVAEHIGFSIWSIWSVMVLFMPEAVYGFSAGDKFLLGATATLVGACLRIPYTLATATFGGRNWTVFSALVLLVPTVLTVVLMANPGLPLWPYLLCAALAGFGGGNFASSMTNINAFYPQRLKGWALGLNAGGGNIGVPMIQLVGLFVIATAGNRAPYWVCAVYLVALAVAGLGAAMYMDNLEQHKIDLGAMKAILAQRDTWIISLLYIGTFGSFIGFAFAFGQVLQINFIAGGQTPAQASLHAAQIAFVGPLLGSLSRVYGGKLADRIGGGRVTLVTFAGMILGAGLLVAISMVADGSSAAATGPMMAGYVVGFIALFLLSGIGNGSVYKMIPSIFEARSHSLDVGEEERQQWSRSMAGALIGFAGAVGALGGVGINMALRQSYLASGSATTAFWIFLAFYVLASVVTWFCYVRRPVATLVTAEQRHAPAIAG
- a CDS encoding 5-oxoprolinase/urea amidolyase family protein, giving the protein MGTTLEVLRTGPLALVEDLGRPGLAHMGVTRSGAADRRSHTLANRLVANPGESATIEVTFGGFSARVRGGDVAIAVTGADTDPAVNGVPFGTNSIHHVHDGQVISLGAPHTGLRSYLAVRGGIDVSPVLGSRSYDVMSAIGPSPLRPGDILPVGEPTDEFPELDQAPVAAITDDIVELQVVPGPRDDWFVDPDILVRTNWLVTNRSDRVGMRLVGMPLDYRDTGRQLPSEGATRGAIQVPPNGFPVILGPDHPVTGGYPVIGVVTDEDIDKLGQVRPGQTVRLHWAYPRRPFET
- a CDS encoding GNAT family N-acetyltransferase — protein: MLTQHASEARTRGAIHTARLIHTSDLDHETREGARLMVIDAFRDATSGTSDFTDDDWDHALGGMHALISHHGALIAHGSVVQRRLFYRGAALRCGYLEAVAVREDWRGAGLGTAVLDALEQVIRGAYQIGALSSSDIARPMYIARGWLPWDGPTSVLTPTDGVVRTPEDDRALFVLPVDLPDGLDLDTTDEITCDWRTGDVW
- a CDS encoding uroporphyrinogen-III synthase, with amino-acid sequence MREPDWAPLTGFRVAVTSARRADELCALLRRRGASVTSAPAITMVPLPDDDELRAHTESLITAPPDIVVATTGIGLRGWIAAADGWGLAGDLTDALSTARIVSRGPKATGALRAAGLPEEWSPDSESSREVVRYLVEHGVGGRRIAVQLHGATDEWDPFPEFLDELRAAGAEVVPIRVYRWHPTPPGGEFDQLVAQIAERRFDAVSFTSAPAVASVLMRATEMGLTDQVVSALRTDVHAMCVGPVTARPLVRLGIPTSSPERMRLGALARHITDELPLLQSRTLRVAGHLLEIRGTCVLVDGVVKSLSPAGMATIRALAHRPGAVVSRFDLLGALPGTGTDTHAVETAVLRLRTALGDKSIVSTVVKRGYRLAVDDADTEMAHAL
- a CDS encoding queuosine precursor transporter, whose product is MSISETEHRGTASVGSAYYPIFVAVFTALVIISNVTATKGVAFGPIITDGGFIVFPLTYVIGDVLSEVYGFKAARRAILLGFAMNALAALAFWITVYLPAADFYTNQEHFENIVGAYTQLIVAGLAGFLVGQTVNAWVVVAIKQRTKEKHLWARLIGSTFAGQLGDTLVFCAIAAGAIGISTFGDFVTYTALGWFYKTAVEVIMLPVTYRAIAFVKRREPTYQLAV
- a CDS encoding 5-oxoprolinase subunit B family protein is translated as MSVASELMNPMILGTVHNYGDQALLLEFRSTAEVLAWTETLREAELLGVVDIVPAARTVLVKLAGPRYQAPTRQRLGKLRVRPDLIGHHPPGDRVDVTIDVVYDGADLHEVASLTGMTPAQVIAAHTGTPWRVGFCGFAPGFGYLVEGDPRLQVPRRAEPRTSVPAGAVALAGEFSGVYPRRSPGGWQLIGHTDTVMFDVNREKPALLTPGMWVQFRAVG